Proteins from a genomic interval of Zingiber officinale cultivar Zhangliang chromosome 1B, Zo_v1.1, whole genome shotgun sequence:
- the LOC121983367 gene encoding uncharacterized protein LOC121983367 translates to MSVAGGLEWVVCLGCSRWAWKRLTYIGAYDSESWPPATAAELEPAPRAVRAVLAVYAPDGDVADPRFRIDPAGVVKRVAYDEIPDGRCPTYLIYADRQYREVVLAVRGLNLFRETDYQVLLDNHLGQQMFDGGFVHHGLLDAAKWLLNREADTLRQLLAELGPDSKLVFSGHSLGSGIASLMTVIAVNHREQFGGIARSQIRCYAIAPARCMSLNLAVKYADVINSIILQDDFLPRTPTPLEYIFGSIFCLPCFLILVCMRDTFIPEKRKLNDPRRLYAPGRIYHIVERKSCRCGRYPPEVRTAIPVDGRFEHIVLSCSTTADHAIVWIERELQKAVDLLKDSDPTSPPLQQAMSRKLSLEQEHKHALERAVTLNIPHAVASTGEESSEATGSGREKAES, encoded by the exons ATGTCGGTGGCCGGTGGGTTGGAGTGGGTGGTGTGCCTCGGCTGCTCCCGGTGGGCGTGGAAGCGGCTCACCTATATAGGCGCCTACGACAGCGAGTCGTGGCCGCCGGCGACGGCGGCCGAGCTGGAGCCCGCCCCGCGCGCCGTTCGAGCCGTCCTCGCCGTCTACGCGCCCGACGGCGACGTGGCTGACCCCCGCTTCCGCATCGACCCCGCCGGCGTCGTCAAGCGCGTCGCCTACGACGAGATCCCCGACGGCCGGTGCCCGACGTACCTGATCTACGCCGATCGCCAGTACCGGGAGGTGGTCCTCGCCGTCCGCGGCCTCAACCTCTTCCGAGAGACCGACTACCAGGTGCTCCTCGACAACCACCTCGGCCAGCAGATGTTCGACGGCGGCTTCGTCCACCACGGTCTCCTCGACGCCGCCAAATGGCTCCTGAACCGGGAGGCCGACACGCTCCGACAGCTTCTCGCCGAGCTCGGCCCCGACTCCAAGCTCGTGTTCTCCGGCCACTCGCTCGGCTCCGGCATCGCGTCGCTGATGACGGTGATCGCCGTCAACCACCGGGAGCAGTTCGGGGGCATTGCCAGGAGCCAAATCCGATGCTACGCCATCGCCCCCGCCCGGTGCATGTCCCTCAACCTCGCCGTCAAGTACGCCGACGTCATCAACTCCATCATTTTGCAG GATGATTTTCTACCAAGAACACCGACGCCATTGGAATATATCTTTGGATCTATCTTTTG TTTGCCATGCTTCTTAATTTTGGTGTGCATGAGAGATACATTTATTCCAGAGAAGAGAAAGCTCAATGATCCAAGGAGGCTTTATGCTCCTGGTCGAATTTACCATATCGTCGAGAGGAAATCTTGCAG ATGTGGAAGGTACCCTCCTGAGGTCAGGACTGCCATTCCTGTCGATGGAAGATTCGAACACATTGTGCTATCGTGTAGCACGACTGCGGACCACGCGATCGTGTGGATCGAACGGGAATTACAGAAGGCAGTAGAT TTACTGAAGGATTCGGATCCAACAAGTCCTCCACTGCAACAAGCAATGAGCAGGAAGCTGAGTCTTGAACAAGAGCACAAGCATGCCTTGGAAAGAGCAGTGACCTTGAACATTCCGCACGCCGTGGCCTCGACTGGGGAAGAGTCCAGTGAAGCCACCGGCAGTGGCCGTGAGAAGGCGGAGAGCTAG